CGCCACtgctcgggcagcgccttgcggcTCTCGAAACTCTCGCTGCTCACCGGCACGGCCTGCACACGCCACTTGCCGGACTCGTCGGGGTAGACGACGTACagcggcagctcggcctcggggatggcgagcgcctcttcgagGTCGTAGATGTGACCCTTCCAGCCGACTGCGCCGTCAAAGAGGATGATGCGGCCCTGCGGGTCTGCGCCCTCGAACGACGTGCGCCCCTCGAGGCCCGCACGCACAATGTCGCGCGCCGGGAGCCATGCGTagagcgcatcgtcgacgcggtcgaAGAATTCGCCGCCCGCcatcgccgacgcgcggcggaaGCGCTGCAAGAGGTCCGCGTCCTCGAACGGCTGGTTCCAGCGGGGATTCATGAagccgacgcgcgacgagagGTCCGTCCGCGACTTGTATGTCGGCTCGCCCACCGCATCCGGATAGAGCGCAATGCCGTTGTCGATCGCGTCAATGGCTTCGACAAAGTCGTCGTACATCTTTTGGTAcagcagctcgatgcgctccgcggtcgcctccttgccgaggtgTGCGGCGAGAATGTCCTTGCCAAAGTGCTTCCACACGAGGCCGGCGCTGCTGAGCTTGGTCTTGTGTTCCGCGTCAAAGGTCTCTACAAAGCCGCGCTGGTGGTGGTCGTAGCGGTGCGCATCCGGAGTGTACTctgcgccgacgtcgacgacgatcGTGCCCTTGGCGATCTCGGCGGGGTCGCGCGTCCGGACAATGTCTGCGttggcgagcgacggcagCTTCGAGAGCAAGTTGACTGCCAGTGCATCGTCCGCGTGAAACGTGCCCGAGTGGGTGACAATGACAGGGCGCgcgccctcgtcgagcttgaTGCGCTTTGCGTCGGACATGAGTCTTCTGGTCTGTGCACTGagccaagcgccgcgacgcaaAAGCAGCGAAATGGCGGAAAAGTGGAGGGACTTCTACCGGCTTCGAGAGCGTGCTGAGTCAGCCGATTTTCGAaccgcgccgcctgaaAAGGACCGAGCGtgagcggcgacgaccaTGACGGCCCCTACGAATGACCCCTTTTTCCGCCcgatcggcgagcacgccgagacgcaggGCCAGGAGAACCAAGGCGATGTGAAACCTATTGAAGAAATCGAGTCGCTGTGCATGCAGTGCGGCAAGGACGGCGTCACACGACTGCTCCCGACCTTTATCCCCTACTTTAAGGAGGTGATTGTGATGAGCTTTTCGTGCCCCCACTGTGGCAACCGCAACAGCGAGATCCAGAGTGCGGGCGAGATCCAGGCCAAGGGGTGCCTGTACACGATCCACATTGTGAACCAAAAGGATCTCGACCGCCAGGTGATCAAGTCGGAGCACTGCACAATGGCCATTCCCGAGCTCCAGCTGCAGATTCCGGCCAAGCGCGGCCAGATTACCACGGTCGAGGGCGTGCTGACCGATACGCTGCGcgatctcgagctcgaccagccgctgcgcaagcacaTGCAGCCCGAAGTCTATGCCAAGATCGAGGAGCTGTGCGACCGCCTgcgtgcggtgctcggcgagcgccgcgtcgaggaagaggaccAGGAGGGCGAGTTTACGGCCGGCcccgtcggcggccgccacgaggaggacgaaaATGCCAAGGACCGCGTCTTTCAGCCGTTCAAGctgacgctcgacgacccgTCGGGCAACAGCTTTGTCGAGTACCGCGGCCCGATcgagagcggcggcggctcggacCCCAAGTGGATCAAGCGCGACTACCCCCGCACCAAGGAGCAAAACATccacctcggcctcgtcgccgacccCGCTGCGCCGAACAAGCCCGGGGACGCTgagggcggcggcggctttTCCAAGGAGCTCGAAGAGACCGACTTTGAGAACGAGGAGATTTTCTCGTTTGACGGAACGTGCTCAAGCTGCAACGCGCCGATCAAGACACTGATGAAGAAGGTCAACATCCCCTACTTTAAGGACATCCTCATCATGTCGACCAACTGCGACCACTGTGGCTACCGCGACAATGAGGTCAAGTCTGGCGCTGCGATCTCCGAGACGGGCCGCCGCCTTACGCTCAAGGTGAACGACGGCGAGGACCTGTCGCGTGACATTCTCAAGTCCGAGACCGCGGGCCTGTCGATCCCCGAGATTGACCTGCACCTCGCCCCCGGCACGCTTGGCGGCCGCTtcacgacgctcgagggcCTGCTGCAGAACGTCTACGACGAGCTCTACGAAAAGGTGCTCATGCGTGGCGactcgacggcggccgacgacgcgacCAAGTTTGAGGGCTTCCTCGGCAAGCTCAAAGGCGCGatcagcgccgaggcaTGCCCCTACACGCTGATCCTGGACGACCCGCTGGCGAACAGCTATATCCAGAACCCCTATGCGCCGGACCccgacgagcagctcgaagTGGAGAATTACAAGCGCACCTGGGAccaggacgaggacctggGCCTGAACGACATCAAGGTCGACGCCTACGAGGCGCCCGACGAGATGGCCGaggaccgcgccgaggccgcgggcaagccggccgacgagtccgacgaggcgcggctCAAGCGCCAACGCAACGAGTAGTTTGTAGTGATATCCCGAGTACAGCCACGTATTCTATCCTGTGTGCATTGTCTATTCCCCACGAATCGAACGAagcgccttgccgaggcgcgacGACACGCCCTTTACACGGCGGACGATGAGCACGGCGCTAgtcgcgagcgcgataAAGCAGCCGACGGTCGTCACAATAAACACCGTGCGGTAGCACTCCTCGCCCTTGTGGCAGCGGTGCGTGtgcgaggtcgtcgacaCGTTCGAGTCGTACACCTGACCAAAAAGAAGATTGTAAATGTTGCCGCCGATCACCGGGCTGAGGCTCATGTAGCCCCAGTTCTGGCTGAAGGACGTGATGCCGAACCACTCAAACACCAGCACTGGGCCGATGCCAAAGAGCGTGCCGTACATTAGACCCGTCAGCGACGAGACAAAGAGCAGGCGGTGCACGTCCGTGATCGTGTCCGGCCACGCGGCGAGGCCCTGCGAGATAATCGCAAGGACCGTCACCGGGATCAGGAGCCACGTACGGTAGGTCGGCTCGCCGCTGATGCGCACGAGGTAGTCGGACACGACGCCAATCAGGATACGCCCGCCCGCGTTGCCCATACTGATGCACGACACCTGCAGCGACTGCACGCGCTGGATCGCGAGCTTCTCGGCCTTGTCCGAaagcacgtcgacgccgcgcaagaGGTACGACTCGAGCATGgtgtcgaggccgcgctctTTCCGGCGGTTGTAGTCCCACAGCGCACGTGTGATTGTGCCGACGTTGTTGATGAGCAGCAGGCCGGCGCCAGATATCATGCTCACGATAATAAACAGCAAAATAAagtcgacctcgcgcaggagcgcaaaACCGGTAATGTCGGTGtggtgcgcctcgggctcgtcgaACGGGTCGTCCATGTCGGCTGtgtccgcctcgcgctccgccatgtcgtcgagccacgcatagacgcgcgcgctcacctcggacgacgagcgcgagcggcgcatgcggcgcgggccgggctccgccgcctcgcggtcgcTCGGTGCCTCGTCCGGGACGCGCGCGTACTGGCCGCCGGTCTGCGGCTCGTCAAACTCGCCGTCCTGCGGCGGGATGATCTTGAGGAGCGACATGCCGACCAGGAAACTCGTAAAGCTGCCCACGCTGAGCATCACGAGGTAGCCCGTGACGTTCCCTGCAAAGAACAGGTGCGAGAGCGTCGAGTAGAGGAACGCGCTCAGGCCAAACGCAGAGAGGACGGTGGCCATGGCCGTGCCACGGCGGCTGCCGCCCCACGACTTGGCCTGCACGTTGATCGCCGCATTGTTCCCTGCCGAGTTGCCGAGACCGGTCAGGAGTAGGAAAAAGGCGAGAAAGGCGACCGGGATGTTTTCCCACTCGTATTTGTACGCACGCGAGAGCATGCCGTAGCCACCGAGGACCATGAAGGAGCCCGTGAGGACCGCACTGCATTAGCATCGATACATACCCGTGCGGACCGGCGTGGTCGATCCAGCGGCCCCAGACCGGGCCCGAGAGATACATGCCGAGGTTACCAGCGAGGCCCAAAACGTTCAGCTGCGTGCTCGAGAGATGCAGCACATCCTGCAGCTGGGGGGCGTACGAGCTAAAGACGTACGTGCTGCCGGCCGACAGCGCGATCAGGACGGAGCCCGCTAGCGAGACAAGCCGCCGTCCGTGCGACATGCTGGTAAGAGGGCCGGGAGAGCACGTGGGAGAATTTCGTCGATCACGTCTGACCTGCATGGGCGACCAACacggctgcgcggcgaagctgcggcgcgtggggATCGGCCCCAAGGAGCATGTGCAGGACGgagggccgccgccgccggagcCGTGGCCGATCCGCTACGCGAACGTCGCGCTGATTGCAGTCTCGATCGTGTGGACGTGTATCGTGTACCTCTGGCGCATCTGCTATCCCATGCTCACCAAGAAGCCGTACGCGCTGGggagccgcgcggcgggcatTGTGCTACTTGTCCTCTTCTGTATTCTATGGTGCATGGGTACGTATTTTTGCTGATGTAGTGCTCTGGAGCTATGTCATGGTCGTCGTTTCGCCGCCGGGCTACGTCCGCGAGCTGTTTGACGAGCAAGAGGCGCCGGACTATGGCGCGACGTCGCACACGCCCGCGCAGCCGATCGCTATGGCCCCGCAGCCGCAGCCGGAAGTGCAGCAGGAAGAAgtgagcagcgtgcgcaacACGCAGCCCTTTTCGCCGCCgaacgagcgcgaggcgcgctggGCCGCGTTTGAGAACGACGCGTCGGACGTGCTCacacgcgacgcgccaaGCGAGCCGGTCCGCGACGCGACCAACTCGATCGAGATGCAGCCCTCGACGCCGGATCTCACCACGTCCGTCGCACCGGAAACGACGACCATGGCTGAGATGCTTGCGGAtgagccgccgcgcaccgacaaacccacgagctcgatgcaggcgctgccgaccgcgccgccaccCAAGATGCCCAagccggcgcgcgtgccgcagaACCCGCCCTtgtacgcgccgcccgagctgTACTGCAGCCGCTGCCAgcgcccgcggccgccgcgcgcacaccactgccggcgctgcggcaccTGCGTGCTGCGTATGGACCACCACTGCCCGTGGATCGGCGGttgcgtcggcgcgcaaAATTACCGCTTCTATGTCAACACGGTCTTTTGGACATTTGTCCTGACCATCTTTGTGATCGTCAGCGTGGCGGTCCTCTTTGCACGGGGCGTCCTGTCGCACGGCAGCGGGCACTGGTCCACGGTCATTCACAACTGGGACG
This region of Malassezia japonica chromosome 8, complete sequence genomic DNA includes:
- a CDS encoding uncharacterized protein (BUSCO:EOG0926347K; EggNog:ENOG503Q558; COG:S) encodes the protein MSDAKRIKLDEGARPVIVTHSGTFHADDALAVNLLSKLPSLANADIVRTRDPAEIAKGTIVVDVGAEYTPDAHRYDHHQRGFVETFDAEHKTKLSSAGLVWKHFGKDILAAHLGKEATAERIELLYQKMYDDFVEAIDAIDNGIALYPDAVGEPTYKSRTDLSSRVGFMNPRWNQPFEDADLLQRFRRASAMAGGEFFDRVDDALYAWLPARDIVRAGLEGRTSFEGADPQGRIILFDGAVGWKGHIYDLEEALAIPEAELPLYVVYPDESGKWRVQAVPVSSESFESRKALPEQWRGIRDEELSTISGIPGCVFVHQSGFIGGNATKEGALAMANKALAL
- the ZPR1 gene encoding nucleolar zinc-finger protein (COG:J; BUSCO:EOG09262Z0M; EggNog:ENOG503NWQE); translation: MTAPTNDPFFRPIGEHAETQGQENQGDVKPIEEIESLCMQCGKDGVTRLLPTFIPYFKEVIVMSFSCPHCGNRNSEIQSAGEIQAKGCLYTIHIVNQKDLDRQVIKSEHCTMAIPELQLQIPAKRGQITTVEGVLTDTLRDLELDQPLRKHMQPEVYAKIEELCDRLRAVLGERRVEEEDQEGEFTAGPVGGRHEEDENAKDRVFQPFKLTLDDPSGNSFVEYRGPIESGGGSDPKWIKRDYPRTKEQNIHLGLVADPAAPNKPGDAEGGGGFSKELEETDFENEEIFSFDGTCSSCNAPIKTLMKKVNIPYFKDILIMSTNCDHCGYRDNEVKSGAAISETGRRLTLKVNDGEDLSRDILKSETAGLSIPEIDLHLAPGTLGGRFTTLEGLLQNVYDELYEKVLMRGDSTAADDATKFEGFLGKLKGAISAEACPYTLILDDPLANSYIQNPYAPDPDEQLEVENYKRTWDQDEDLGLNDIKVDAYEAPDEMAEDRAEAAGKPADESDEARLKRQRNE
- a CDS encoding uncharacterized protein (EggNog:ENOG503NYTA; TransMembrane:9 (n7-18c27/28o69-89i101-119o139-162i169-191o283-312i387-405o417-438i450-472o492-515i); COG:S), giving the protein MSHGRRLVSLAGSVLIALSAGSTYVFSSYAPQLQDVLHLSSTQLNVLGLAGNLGMYLSGPVWGRWIDHAGPHGAVLTGSFMVLGGYGMLSRAYKYEWENIPVAFLAFFLLLTGLGNSAGNNAAINVQAKSWGGSRRGTAMATVLSAFGLSAFLYSTLSHLFFAGNVTGYLVMLSVGSFTSFLVGMSLLKIIPPQDGEFDEPQTGGQYARVPDEAPSDREAAEPGPRRMRRSRSSSEVSARVYAWLDDMAEREADTADMDDPFDEPEAHHTDITGFALLREVDFILLFIIVSMISGAGLLLINNVGTITRALWDYNRRKERGLDTMLESYLLRGVDVLSDKAEKLAIQRVQSLQVSCISMGNAGGRILIGVVSDYLVRISGEPTYRTWLLIPVTVLAIISQGLAAWPDTITDVHRLLFVSSLTGLMYGTLFGIGPVLVFEWFGITSFSQNWGYMSLSPVIGGNIYNLLFGQVYDSNVSTTSHTHRCHKGEECYRTVFIVTTVGCFIALATSAVLIVRRVKGVSSRLGKALRSIRGE
- a CDS encoding protein S-acyltransferase (TransMembrane:4 (i37-56o76-99i305-327o347-368i); EggNog:ENOG503Q541; COG:I) is translated as MGDQHGCAAKLRRVGIGPKEHVQDGGPPPPEPWPIRYANVALIAVSIVWTCIVYLWRICYPMLTKKPYALGSRAAGIVLLVLFCILWCMVLWSYVMVVVSPPGYVRELFDEQEAPDYGATSHTPAQPIAMAPQPQPEVQQEEVSSVRNTQPFSPPNEREARWAAFENDASDVLTRDAPSEPVRDATNSIEMQPSTPDLTTSVAPETTTMAEMLADEPPRTDKPTSSMQALPTAPPPKMPKPARVPQNPPLYAPPELYCSRCQRPRPPRAHHCRRCGTCVLRMDHHCPWIGGCVGAQNYRFYVNTVFWTFVLTIFVIVSVAVLFARGVLSHGSGHWSTVIHNWDVDGYLISVLAISFFYFLFTGSLFMIHMELSMLNVTSVEQRAINSDRTYEGVLLKRYYSFHGEGGTLGSGLVGAIRRYRARRALLDEWNLEWGKRTREGNPWWMRSRAELAYATDSDSARRRAANLEKVMGLEGGESVASVVQAPTSTTFGATPLLNMELSIGKPYTWFLPMARAKPTAGIHFPLNPRYSELGAWRPRSEWPDLCQT